GTGTTGTGCCCAAGATCATGCAGATGGTTACAAAAATCAAAAGGTGAAAGGagtagagagatttttttccctggaGACCCTAAGTCTTATCAAGCCCTTTATATGGATTACAAGACAGCTAAAGGAGCAGTGTACCCTTGGATGCATTCTTACTGCTTTTAGCTTAATCTTAACTCCAGAGAGATCAGAGACTCCCTGTAGCTATAGAACACAAGAGAAAGCATTCTGTAAGGATCGAGATAATCCTCTTCCCATTCCCAGCCCATCCCTGCAGCTCCGTGTCTGACCTGCGGAACAGACAGCATGTGGCATCTGGTCCCTCCGGCCTGGTGGTAGGGGTCACACAGCATGACCGGATTTGTAGCACAGGGTGGCTGCTGTTACTCTGCAGAGTGATTAAAGCCAGGAAAGTCTCCTGGGAAGGCAGTGACTGATGGACCTCAGAGCTTGCTTCTGTGGCAGGGCGCAGGCTCATCTGTACAGTGTAGTTACCAGAGCCACAGACATCAGTCACAACTGCAtggctgaaggaaaagagggaagaaaaaatgagACCCAGGCATTCTCTGCAGCCTGTTAAGACCAAAACACCATTACAGTCTGTTTCCTCAGTTAAGTCAAACAGAAATGTGAGCCCAATGTACAAACAAATTGAAACAAATGAACAACATGTAGACCCTAGCATGACTTAACTCCCATGACCAGAAACACCTCCTGCCTCTCTGCACTGTcaaatcatttgagctgagggaAGCCTAGAAATGTTTTACTGAGTGAGAATATCTGTTTTCTTTGCTAGCATGTTTACTTGAGCACTATTAAATGCTCCCACTTGCAAAATTGCCTATAGAATTTGTCTGGAGAACAGTCACAGAATAGGAAGCTactatggagaagaaaaaaaaaaggtctgaagAGCAGTGTTGGGATCTGAAATGCTGAAAGGCCCATCTTTTATATGTGAGGTCAATCTAGAAGGAAATGAGAGTTTTTAAAACCACAATACAGCTTTCCCATGTTACTGAGCCCACGGAGCAATTTGGATATTGCCTCCCCCCCTCCTTAAATCACACAGCATAAAGATGTAGCAGCAACTCCACTGAGATAATTACCCATTCAGAAGGACATCATCTGACTGCAAAACACTTCTCTGGCGTGATTCACTCAGCAGTAGGCTGGGCTCAGAATCCAGCAGTGTCAGGATGGTTACCAAACCTTCAGCTGCTTCTTCAGTcacttcatttgttttaaacagcTCCTCTGTTTCTGTGTTCAAGAATGGCTTCTCAGAGTGTCCGGTGTTCATAACATCTGGCAGGGAATTTCTCTCTGGTGTAGGTGCTACCAGAATCCGAGAAGAATATGAGAGGCTTTCTGGGGTTGGAAGGAACTGGGTTAGATCTGGGGTTAGAAGCATCTCAGCATCATTGACAGCTACTGCATTTAAGGCAGGTGACTGATATATAACCTTATTTACAAGCCTATTAGCAGAGACAGAAACTGATTTTGTTATAAATGACTCAGTGGCCTGCAAGACAGTGTCAGGACTTGAATGACCAGGCTCATATTCAGTGTTATCTTTCAATAATATTTTCTCCAAAGGGTGACTTTGTAGACTTGCTGATGCCTGATGTGATGAAAACACAGGTGCCTGAATGGGCAGCTGGCCAGTTGCTGCTGAATATTTCTCTTTCACTAACATGCCATCACTCTTCCCTATTGATGGTGAGACCACAGTTGCTTTGTTCACCCTGGCAACCGTAGGCAGCGCCATGTATGGATCAGATCTCTTAGCTGATGTTGGCAGgagaaatgcttttttgtttgtaaGTGAAGCAGTCACATGATCGTTCTTCACTGCAAAGAGAAAAGTCATTGCTGAGGGAGACTGTGATGTGCTTGCTGTTAATTTAGACTCTCTTTCAAGAGCAACAGATCCTGCAAACACAGATGGCTGTACTGGAGTTAAAGCAATCTTACTGTCAAGAACTGCTGTGGGAGGTTGCTGTGTCCTTGTGTTAAACATGGCTGGCAGAGCAACGCTTGTTCCCAAGAGTGCACTAGCTCCTATTTTTCTTGCACTTGTGCTGACTTCAATTGGTTTTGCATTTTCTCCCACGTTGGCCAGTGAGAACAATTTAGTAGGTGCTAGACTAGTTTGCTCATATTTCAGGGCTGATAGCAGGGGGGCATCTGTCAACACAGACGAAGGAAGGCTTGCAGGAGACTTGGCATATATCCTTGTGTGGGtaactgcaggcagcagtttcccAGAAACAGCTGTTTTCCTTTGGACCTTGGCTGAAAATGGATCATGCATGGGTGCTACTGTTGGTCTCTCTGTCACCATAAAGGACTTAGGCACAATGGGAGTAAACACCAGGTGTTTAGTAAGATGAGGTTTTATAGAAGTGGTGCGCGTTTGCACCACTGTGGCATGCGTAGTGACTCCTCCTGAACGGGCACTGCTTCCTGCTACTGAATCTTTATGGTTGTTTCCAACTGGAAGTGCTGAGAAAGCTGGCAATGTGCTGGGCACAAAGTGTACTTGTGCTGGCAGCCTTGGAAGTGATGCCATGCTTGGGACACTTTGTGAAGCAGACTGCAAAGGCATGATGTTTGTGGACATCTTCAATGGCTGTTTTATGGTTCCAGCTGAGCGCAAGTTCAAACACTCCCTGCATTGTGTATTGATGGAGGAAGATGTGCTCACTACACCTTGGTGAAGGCCGGTTGTTTGCAGCATTAGTTTCATACTGTGCTGAAGCTGATCCACAGTCCTTCTCATAGTAAACAGAGGTTGGGTTGGTGTTTCAGAAGCAGGGAGTCCCTTTGCTGAGagtaaagaaattaaagaagaagaGCTTGGCTTTTCAGCTGTGAAAAATACTTTTGGGGAGACAGAGGGGCCAGGCTGTGTAGATGACACTAATGGTGGCACAGCAGAGGTGAGAGGCTCTGCAACCACTCCATTGAGTAAAAGGATATCAGTCTCTTTGCTGTCTTGGGAATATGGAGCAGATAACTGAATCTCTTCAGGCAGACTGTGCAGATGGATGGCCTGCACTGTAGTGTTAATCCTTGTCAGTGGATACAGCATGTGATTTGACACTGAGGTCACAGCTTCAAATAAACCAGTGGTGGCTGTAGAATTCCTATTAGTCAGCACTGGCTGAGAAGTTACTTTCATTTTTTCTACCGATTGGTTAGAAGCAGTGGAGAGAGTAGTTTCAGGCCTCAAAAGCTTACTAGTGAAATAAGAGGAACTAGTTTTCATTGCAATATTGTGGCTGCTTCCAGGGGTAACCAAATTCAGATCTTGCTTGTTAGTGAAAGATAAAGCAGTTTTGTGGTCATCCTCACCTTTAGGAGAGCGCAATATCTGGAACTCTGGTCTCTCAGTGGGCAAAAGGATAAATACAGGCTTAACCAGAATTAAGCTAGAGGGACTCAGATTTTTTAAGTCTGCAAGATCTAATGCTGAAGAATTGGTTGCTGCCAGCATTTGTTGAATGGAAACCAGAGTCCCAATACTGGTGTTTGGGAATCCTGTAGGCAGAGGAGAATCTTGCATGGGCTGCAAACACATTATGCCATTAGTGTT
The sequence above is a segment of the Apteryx mantelli isolate bAptMan1 chromosome 23, bAptMan1.hap1, whole genome shotgun sequence genome. Coding sequences within it:
- the LOC106497733 gene encoding uromodulin-like 1, translating into MALPTVARVNKATVVSPSIGKSDGMLVKEKYSAATGQLPIQAPVFSSHQASASLQSHPLEKILLKDNTEYEPGHSSPDTVLQATESFITKSVSVSANRLVNKVIYQSPALNAVAVNDAEMLLTPDLTQFLPTPESLSYSSRILVAPTPERNSLPDVMNTGHSEKPFLNTETEELFKTNEVTEEAAEGLVTILTLLDSEPSLLLSESRQRSVLQSDDVLLNGHAVVTDVCGSGNYTVQMSLRPATEASSEVHQSLPSQETFLALITLQSNSSHPVLQIRSCCVTPTTRPEGPDATCCLFRRLPSECRHIQLVQSSQSRAASFTIQLFQMLNHSVAYLHCELNVCLHGKTGCEQDCFESVEMLPPPSDRNSYGNLHNLISFGPILRTKNRFLYKPVEGPDSAMLVPILLGSLTGFAVLGGAFLSLWLHHRQNTKNLGYPPLREIQGL